agattttcttttttaaaaaagattttgaCCAATGTCGTTACTTTTCTGGAtccattttaaatatgtttattagCAGAtgcttaatttttaatctcaagtgctgtgttcaacagtcaACTCATGAAGACCTCaacaaacataattttatatcttccAAAGTGAAATCCAAGGGACgaattttgaaagttaaaaaaagaagaaaaacaaaaatagcgTTGGTTCGTCAAACGGGGTTTTTTCATGACTTTGAATTCTGCGATAccatattttcttcttttgagtaaaatttaaatcaaaactttATCAGTTTCCAATCgttcatattttatgttttttgtCATCTTGTGTGAACAGACATGCCATAAATGTTTACGATGTGAAGAGAACAGATACAGTAACATTCCATACGTGGTGCTGTAAGGTTCTTGAAGTAGTTCTTCCCCACACTTGGTCGATCCATTCTTGTAGTGTAAAGAcgcttttttttaataaaacaatggaaatgttattaagaaatatttcaatccaTACGAGAAGACTTTGTTTAGATGAGGTTGCTCAAGTAGACGGTTGTATTTCAGTGTTACCAAAAGATGATTTGGTGCATTTGCCAGAATGCAttgtaaagaataatttcaatcaTGGCGGAATGTCACGTGTTTTGGATATGtttcctttaattattttatttcaaaaagttcAAAATCATGAGAAAACCTCTGACAGAATAAGTGAATCTGTCACTGacttatatcatttttttgtaGATTATTGTTTTCATCGCGTCATCCAAATACCACAAGTATCCTTACAAAAGTTATCCTTGCAAGTAAGAccattcaaaaaaaaattcgtcgtATGATCCATTATTCTTTATGGATTAGTTGcttgtttgtaattatttggACTTAACTCCTTACGTGACACTTTTTAATAATGTCGTTGCTAATACGCAACTATCGCGTACTCttctgaaattttctattGATCAAGATGAGGGTATTGTTTGTTTGGAACACCGCAAAACTGTCATCCCATTCATCATACGGCTACTGGTTTCCAAATTATGCAACAATGGGTAagaccatttttttttttttcgtatgattgtccatttttttttcttaaacacAAATCAGTCAAAAACATCAAGACGAATTAGCTGTGCGTCGTAAGGTGATTTTTCGGTTTTTCTCACAACTTTCAATCGAAGAAACaccattaatattttgttctattcTTTCATCAATCCTTTGTGTTTATGAGCATCAAACGACTCAAAAAGCTAAAAGTGAAGCCTATAAAGAACAGgttttgtatgatttttttaaaaatgctaaagaaaataattcctttcaAATTGTTACCGAGAAACATGGTTTCATTGAAAAAGATCGCTGCCAGGGTCAGTGGAGTACTCTTGATGGACGGCACTCTATTGTTCTGGATCCTACAATAATACATCGCCTTCCAATGCTTGCTGGCATTCTTTTGAATCTAGTGGAAATTGTGAATCAAATGCGATTGCGTATTTCACAAGTgtccatttttttgtttgaatgttCATTACAAGTTGTGAACATACTGGAAGAACATTCAAAGTTATTAAACATCGGGCAAGACACAATTTTCTTGTGTGAAGATCAGGAGCCAAATACTCATGTTTGGAATGGTGGTACAttggttaaaaataatcaatattgTCGGTACGCTGTGAAGAACaagagtgttttttttaattcgaagaGATTTTTTGCTTCAGAATGCTTTTGAGAACATGCTTTCGTTTACTtaccaaaataataaaaatgtttccagAACATGTGAATGCGTGGGATTCTTCTTTAAGtctttataaagaaacattacaaaaattagTTCAAAACTCACTTTTGAGTGGAACGTTATCGACAGcacttatttttgttctttctatCGCGGAAGATGTAACCTTGTTCCCTTTACTCACTTCTTCGTTAAGCTTTGTTTTACCCTTACTTTGCGATAATATTGCTTCACCACCCGTTTTGGCAGCCATTAGAAAAGGCTGGGACACGCCTGTTATCGTTTccaacattttgaaatttgttcttCGTTTATGTCGAGGAGGTCAACTATCGTTGCAAGTTCCCGACTCTATTAAACTGGCTGACAAGAAACGTATTAAGGAACATCAAAATCATGGtcgccaaaaaaaaaaaaaatgtcggcTCAATACATCCAACAGTGATAGCGATACTTCTATGGACTTTGAGCCGAAAGCGTTAACTCGGGAGTGGAAGAATCatatagaaaacaatttattttttggaattaatattattaaaacttttgGATCAAGAATTTTACAATCCTTTCTTCTTGTATTGCAAGAGCGGCAAAAATCTTTACATTGTGTAAAAAAAACCCATCGTTATGTTGCATCTCAAATATCGAATGAAGAATTAGAtacaataacagaaattttaaaacatgtttCTTCAAACgattctttaaatttgaatacgaTTATCCATATATTGATCAAAATTTTTCCAGTTTCGTATAATTCCCacaattcttcgtttcttttaaatcgtcaaaaattaatttattcgtgtatTATCGAATCTCTTCTCAATTTTCATAGGGAAGGTGAAACGAATGAGTCGGTTCTTACGTTACTTGACCATGTTACAAAAACTTGCTATACACATTTTCTTGTACGTTAGGAAgagaaacgtttttttttttttttttgttatttgagGTTTTGCAGATCCTTAATGATATTGAAATACGTCACATGACTGCTAAGATATTTGTTATCTGTTGTTTAGTGGAAGCGAAATGTGAGGACATTAAGAAAACTCTTGAAGAATTagcaaattgtatttttaatgcctccaaagaaatttctcAAGAGGATCAAACAAAATCGTTTCTTGTAAATTGGTTTCCAGATgctcttcaaaaaaaaaaatgggtcCTCACAAAGAAGAGTGTCATTTCACGTAAAGTGTTAACaagttttattgtttttggtTTATCATCTTTACGGTAAGTAGTCCACTATGTcaaaattgttattgaaataaatgagtGTAGACAACGTGTCATTTCCTTACAAGCTGATGATGATTTTCAGTGTATTTTACTAAGTGAACTAATACAACATTCTGTAGGACATGAGggtgataaaatcaaaaaattggATTTAGAAGCTTTGAACCAGCAATGGATTTTGACACACTGCTTGTATACACTTAGAACAGAGGCGTGTGATAGCGCCGTAAGAATGCttgctttaaaatttttgatacaatCTGTTGATCGCGTGACTCAAGTTGTACTTGTTCGCAAAACGTTAGCGGATTCGCATCAACTAACGTTTCAAGCGGATTCCAGCGAAGCGTTGGCGCACTGTGAAAAAATGCAACATGAATGGAATGAATGTCATCATGTGTTTCGTTATATAGTGAACACGGTTCTTCACGCAGTTCATTGCGCTTTCAATTCTTGTGAAACCCAAACTCTAAAATCCTTCGTTACCGTCTTCTATCATATAATCTTCAGTTTTCACAAGAATTCGACATATTTACCCTTTGTTACGCATGTTTCggattttttttccttaccTGAAAAAGATACGAAATATATGTTAAATCAAAACatcattaaacaaaaattacaccTGGATTTATCTTGTTTGATCAATGTTAAGGAAGAGGGGACATTAGGAGAACTTAATcgcttgaatttttttaaagatattctGCATGTTCAAAAACGGCGTCGTTTGCAAGCACTTACggttttaacaaaaacaataaaaagtaatattttatccaAACCAACAATCTATTATATTTGTACGCCTATTGCTTTTATCGCTCTTCTACAATCCGATAGTATTAGCAACAATTCAGTACACTTAGGTTTAGCGGAACAAGGAGCGCAGTGTTTAGGAGAGATAGCTAAATGCGCTGAGTGGTCTTTTTGCGTCAAACTTGTGATgcgattaataaaatgttttcgacGTTttcctaataataataagcttATTGTTCGATCCATTTGTTTAATCATTCATGATATGGAGAGACATTTACAAAGTGTTCTAGTAGAGAATTCTGACACCCAAACATTCAATTCTAACCAAATGATGTCTGTTTCATCGTCttctgttttaaatgaaagccCAAGTGAAGAAACGGACGTTTTACATGAGTCATGTCAAGATACTGGTGTAGCTCAATgcgtgcaaaataaaattcttaatatgcAAAATGTTATTGAAACAAAACTAATAAGTGCGATTCGTCGATTAGCTTTATCATTCAGCAAAcctaaaaatgaagaattgcATGATAAGCAGGAACCAATTATACAATACCCACAATTAATTGTAGCTCAGGTTCAACTTATGAAATTGTTACCagagaaaaaatttaattcttttttacctAAATTACTTGAAACATTAGCGTCCGGTTTAAggtaatttaaaaagcatTGTTTTCATATgtttaaaattctgtttagTTCTCGTAATCCAGAGGTTCGACGAAAAGCGCGTACATCCATTTCTTCAACAGCATGTTGTTTAGGAGTTCCTTATTTAGACTATCTTTTCCGCTTTATATCgcaatatttaacaaaaggATATCAAGTTTccgttttaattttcacgtGTAGTTCTATCCTTATGGAAATCGCCTTGGGAGGAGCTAAACGTGGCAAAGGTTTGCTTAAAACCAAATGCTTAATAAAACCAGGAACATGCGATAGTATTGTTCCAACGCTACTACCATTTATTGATCAAGAATTAGCTCGCTTTTGTGATCCTAAACGTCCCACTTTTCTGTTGCATTCATTTGATGATTCTGTTGTATCGAAAAGACCTGGTGCTGATGAAGAACGTTATTTTAAATCAGctgaaattttacttttgttatGTCGCATTGCATCGGTTGAATCCTTTATGGAAACAATTCTACCGTAACTCCCTTGtttttatcgaaacttttGTAACAATGCTGGTTCTATGCTGTTTTTTTGTAGATATGTTAATGAGCTCATGCTTGGATCCAaatattcttctattattttatcgcCCACGGCTGcatctaaaagaaaatatcaacatatggttgaatttttgtttgaacaaGTATAACATCTATTTAGAGTGTTTGAATGCTTTTTCAGATTCTTTTTTAGATTCTTCTTTAGATTCTCTtttatattcctttttatatttttttagattcttgtttatattcatttttacattcttgtttatattcttttttatattcatttttacattcttgtttatattcttttttacattcttttataGATTCTTGTTTATActcctttttatattttttttagattcttttttagattcttttttaaattcttgtttaaattcttgtttatattcttttttagattCTTCTTTAGAttctcttttatattcttctttaGATTCTTCTTTAGATTCTTTTTTAGGTTCTTCTTTAGATTCTCTtttatattcctttttatatttttttagattcttgtttatattcatttttacattcttgtttatattcttttttatattcatttttacattgttgtttatattctttattacatTCTTTTATAGATTCTTGTTTATActcctttttatattttttttagattcttttttagattcttttttaaattcttgtttatattcttttttatattcttgtttatattcttgtttatattcttttttagattcttttttatattcttgtttatattcttgtgtatattcttttttaaattcttgtttgtattcttttttagattcttttttaGATTCTTCTTTAGATTTTTCTTTAGGTTCTTCTTTAGATTctcttttatattcatttttacattcttgtttatattcttttttacattcttttataGATTCTTGTTTATActcctttttatattttttttagattcttttttagattcttttttaaattcttgtttatattcttttttatattcttgtttaNNNNNNNNNNtattcttgtttatattcttgtgtatattcttttttaaattcttgtttatattcttttttagattcttttttatattcttgtttatattcctgtgtatattcttttttaaattcttgtttatattcttttttagattCTTGTTTATActcctttttatattttttttagattcttttttaGATTCTTCTTTAGATTCTTCTTTAGGTTCTTCTTAAGATTCTCTTTTATATtcctttttgtatttttttagattcttgtttagattcatttttacattattgtttatattcttgtgtatattctttcttaaaattcttttttagattcttctttatattcttctttagattcttttttgaattcttttttatattcttttttatattcttttttagattCTTGTTTGTATTCTTGTGTATATTTTTGGTTATATTCatgtttatattcttgtttatattcttttttatatccttgtttatattcttctttatattcttttttagataatttttgGAATGAATGCAAATGTGTCATTTtcacgagaaaataaaataaaaatcgtttttaattttctgtatttatacaattcaATAAACAATCATCTTACAATGTCTTCAACAAAAAACAATGGGAAATTGGCAAAcacaaaaaaagtttcacaATTACTCCTTTCCTGtcattcttcttttataaaaagatttctttcaaaccaatttgaaaaagaaattgaaaaagaccAAGGAGCAACAATGTGCACGCAACGACGTgggaaaaatactttgttCATTCAGCCTGGAGCTGCAACAGGTCACAGTGCGGAACAATCTTATGCATATTCTAGACCAATTGATATAAAAACATGTAGTGGTATTTTCGCTTTAGCAGGACttcgattatattttcttgttattcaACACATTGATAAAGACGATGAATTGATTCGAATGATGCGTGAAACGTGTTCCAGCAATGTATCCTGCAGTTTGAAACCAAATAAAGAGTCTTCTTTGCTCAATAAAGTCATGCCACAAGCTGACTTTGtgtattgtattaaattatgcaataaaaatgtcgTTCGATGTTTCTGTGGATACGATATGCGTTTACTTTTGTTCTCGGccaaaattttacttaaacttATTTACCTTCAATGTATAGATGTGGATAAAAATGGTGCTGCaatttcgtttgttattttaaagtaagcttttcgaaagagaaaaaaaaacatttttttgatgaCAGTGCGTGCACACgtgtttttaattagaattttcaaggaaatggGCCAGAGTACAACAAAAACAAGTTTAGAGTCAATACGAACCACATCCTTCATATGTGTTCGATTAATGGCAGCTTTGTTAACACAGACATCGAGTTCTCAATGGTTTTTACGTGCAGTTAAAGCCGATTCGAAAAGTGGAGCTAGAACGTTTCATTCGGTACTTTTATCTCAAATTCGAGTAGCATTAGAAGACACTCGAACACGCATTCCAgctcttcaattatttaaacatattctGTTATTACGGGACAAAAACAATGTGTTACAAGAACCTGAAAATTGTGCTTTAATTTATCAGTGTGTTGATGAAGTAGGAATAATTTTAGTTCAGTCGACAGCGGgagttacaaaattaatcaatttatgcAGTAGTGTGTatgttgattttttattaaattatcctATGGCGGAGCGTATTCAAAAAAAACGTATCAATTTTCTCGTCTCGAATCTTAATCATCATTTGTACCAAAGCCGCCAAGCAGTGCTTTCAACCCTTTATAATTTGGTTGTacgtttttcgtttttcacaaAGCAtccattatttcatttgaaaacagAATCGTTTATCCCCACATACACTGAATTCACAATT
The Hylaeus volcanicus isolate JK05 unplaced genomic scaffold, UHH_iyHylVolc1.0_haploid 12221, whole genome shotgun sequence DNA segment above includes these coding regions:
- the LOC128883401 gene encoding uncharacterized protein LOC128883401; this translates as MASVWEHVISFYCYQSTMDNVSNFVAFDQMALWFISCMTQLRENFTNDKCWTFLTKCLSYLLLSLGYISRSIRHTLLSWMCTLRGRDLHRLCCSFPVIFLKKTSFHTVGFTLSDNSLMYCLPPSEKDVFYDDFQTALLSLLQYALELEGLENSLDNEREKCDLIRRIAQSSAALCNHFNHSLWIHLLMAQLILCQLTEKFSLLWSSVLESLNEFSSKVQVPLTPLSHESEELVKIFFFKKDFDQCRYFSGSILNMFISRCLIFNLKCCVQQSTHEDLNKHNFISSKVKSKGRILKVKKRRKTKIALVRQTGFFHDFEFCDTIFSSFEHAINVYDVKRTDTVTFHTWCCKVLEVVLPHTWSIHSCSVKTLFFNKTMEMLLRNISIHTRRLCLDEVAQVDGCISVLPKDDLVHLPECIVKNNFNHGGMSRVLDMFPLIILFQKVQNHEKTSDRISESVTDLYHFFVDYCFHRVIQIPQVSLQKLSLQLLVCNYLDLTPYVTLFNNVVANTQLSRTLLKFSIDQDEGIVCLEHRKTVIPFIIRLLVSKLCNNGQKHQDELAVRRKVIFRFFSQLSIEETPLIFCSILSSILCVYEHQTTQKAKSEAYKEQVLYDFFKNAKENNSFQIVTEKHGFIEKDRCQGQWSTLDGRHSIVLDPTIIHRLPMLAGILLNLVEIVNQMRLRISQVSIFLFECSLQVVNILEEHSKLLNIGQDTIFLCEDQEPNTHVWNGGTLVKNNQYCRMLLRTCFRLLTKIIKMFPEHVNAWDSSLSLYKETLQKLVQNSLLSGTLSTALIFVLSIAEDVTLFPLLTSSLSFVLPLLCDNIASPPVLAAIRKGWDTPVIVSNILKFVLRLCRGGQLSLQVPDSIKLADKKRIKEHQNHGRQKKKKCRLNTSNSDSDTSMDFEPKALTREWKNHIENNLFFGINIIKTFGSRILQSFLLVLQERQKSLHCVKKTHRYVASQISNEELDTITEILKHVSSNDSLNLNTIIHILIKIFPVSYNSHNSSFLLNRQKLIYSCIIESLLNFHREGETNESVLTLLDHVTKTCYTHFLILNDIEIRHMTAKIFVICCLVEAKCEDIKKTLEELANCIFNASKEISQEDQTKSFLVNWFPDALQKKKWVLTKKSVISRKVLTSFIVFGLSSLRQRVISLQADDDFQCILLSELIQHSVGHEGDKIKKLDLEALNQQWILTHCLYTLRTEACDSAVRMLALKFLIQSVDRVTQVVLVRKTLADSHQLTFQADSSEALAHCEKMQHEWNECHHVFRYIVNTVLHAVHCAFNSCETQTLKSFVTVFYHIIFSFHKNSTYLPFVTHVSDFFSLPEKDTKYMLNQNIIKQKLHLDLSCLINVKEEGTLGELNRLNFFKDILHVQKRRRLQALTVLTKTIKSNILSKPTIYYICTPIAFIALLQSDSISNNSVHLGLAEQGAQCLGEIAKCAEWSFCVKLVMRLIKCFRRFPNNNKLIVRSICLIIHDMERHLQSVLVENSDTQTFNSNQMMSVSSSSVLNESPSEETDVLHESCQDTGVAQCVQNKILNMQNVIETKLISAIRRLALSFSKPKNEELHDKQEPIIQYPQLIVAQVQLMKLLPEKKFNSFLPKLLETLASGLSSRNPEVRRKARTSISSTACCLGVPYLDYLFRFISQYLTKGYQVSVLIFTCSSILMEIALGGAKRGKGLLKTKCLIKPGTCDSIVPTLLPFIDQELARFCDPKRPTFLLHSFDDSVVSKRPGADEERYFKSAEILLLLCRIASVESFMETILPYVNELMLGSKYSSIILSPTAASKRKYQHMVEFLFEQIIFGMNANVSFSRENKIKIVFNFLYLYNSINNHLTMSSTKNNGKLANTKKVSQLLLSCHSSFIKRFLSNQFEKEIEKDQGATMCTQRRGKNTLFIQPGAATGHSAEQSYAYSRPIDIKTCSGIFALAGLRLYFLVIQHIDKDDELIRMMRETCSSNVSCSLKPNKESSLLNKVMPQADFVYCIKLCNKNVVRCFCGYDMRLLLFSAKILLKLIYLQCIDVDKNGAAISFVILKIFKEMGQSTTKTSLESIRTTSFICVRLMAALLTQTSSSQWFLRAVKADSKSGARTFHSVLLSQIRVALEDTRTRIPALQLFKHILLLRDKNNVLQEPENCALIYQCVDEVGIILVQSTAGVTKLINLCSSVYVDFLLNYPMAERIQKKRINFLVSNLNHHLYQSRQAVLSTLYNLVNRLSPHTLNSQFTSPLTLALLLRLTKEEHYETRFVVKAVLKKIIQTGFPKTFPVELTRIVDSALCSNNNKILSCVFMEYLQVAVTCVTTHLALQHLSIYLEPTLRVLTFFFPSWFQTTPNPILKEQSLDSQEDWKLCFTFLRFFEHFLWLHTSCLYELLKGNSSSETFQKLWVFCVTSCSTHSHVWIRIGVLRLITMVIQRTDFLKAHESSFLFSSELLTELCSITKRKNSEVITHVSPLSVLLWNYVNWSQDAQAEQLGLFCETLVCGITTLCVALFTTSYSFNDIETKKNHTCNDLIALDTEKNALKKHQLKENEPRRSCSHPKEVIETVSCCQNNESNANMTMTLSSLEEQNCPALCEKDVESQDDLCETALENETILNAAENVSESLLQCATEMEPSVDTFLKKNVSVSLEINEQHVVQVLNISKIRWTIGKLMWSIKYGTGKIQSHVVRICLSLSLLKGIVTQLPYQVFSFPSTKSIFESILEAVYICSSLLRHKNHFPLLKTFDINEVAVAAQTKYHDFPKSLTGLVANFGDATMQQMEMFMDQKNMSLIFFNSLQKIQKIVGKRRHERKVTLKRLKALDPQKAALRKIRHHQKKKNKRRRSL